In Phaseolus vulgaris cultivar G19833 chromosome 10, P. vulgaris v2.0, whole genome shotgun sequence, a single genomic region encodes these proteins:
- the LOC137815555 gene encoding uncharacterized protein, which translates to MTELENLRLEDAMDAELRSTRKEASDLRKKLHLQVQEKIDLESKLVPYRLKVANLEAAKKANATKVENLEKWSADWEVLLGKVEKKRDDALAKLAKAREEAPKIAAELAQARDEGKKAAEDLARAREETEELKKQTQELEQSTTQVLTAGFDAALEQVACQYPELDLSMVSICNEVVDGKIVPSED; encoded by the coding sequence ATGACCGAGTTGGAGAACTTaaggctggaggacgccatggatGCTGAGCTAAGGAGCACGCGCAAAGAAGCCTCTGATCTGCGCAAAAAACTACACCTCCAAGTACAAGAGAAGATCGACTTGGAAAGCAAGTTGGTCCCTTATAGGCTTAAAGTGGCGAACTTGGAGGCTGCAAAGAAGGCGAATGCGACCAAGGTGGAAAACCTTGAGAAATGGTCAGCAGATTGGGAGGTTCTCCTCGGAAAGGTCGAAAAGAAAAGGGACGATGctcttgctaagctcgccaaaGCTCGAGAGGAGGCCCCAAAGATTGCTGCAGAGTTGGCCCAGGCTcgggacgaaggcaaaaagGCTGCTGAAGACCTTGCTCGAGCTCGCGAGGAaactgaagagctgaagaaacaaacacaagagctcgagcaaagcaCCACCCAAGTCCTCACcgccgggttcgacgccgctCTGGAGCAGGTTGCATGCCAataccccgagctcgacctttccatggtgtcgatttgcaacgaggtggtggatgggaagatcgtacCCTCCGAAGACTAG